From the genome of Glycine max cultivar Williams 82 chromosome 2, Glycine_max_v4.0, whole genome shotgun sequence, one region includes:
- the LOC100819255 gene encoding probable galacturonosyltransferase 6 isoform X1, whose product MSNIRRCQRILILSLFFLSVVAPLVFVSHRLNLLTLLGRGEFLEDLYRATYRGDTLKLNAVEQEGAEGLEEPNQVVYTEKDFSSTISYFSEKNNDFKESRIAGYRTTTLERNVSGFNPDKRQHQGAQQNELSFMAQGRNIHDSQRMSEKNIEVTNKKVQEIKDQIILAKAYLKIAPPSSNLRLRDLEQLTREMELAVGEAARDSDLSMSALQKRRHMEASLSKVYRAFPDCSAMGAKLHMMQRQAEEQVRSQRHQATYLVHIAARTAPKGLHCLSMRLTAEYFSLRPEERKLPNENKIHHPDLYHYAVFSDNVLACAAVVNSTISTAKEQEKLVFHVLTKSLNLPSISMWFLINPPGKATVHILSIDNFEWSSKYNTYQENNSSDPRYTSELNYLRFYLPDIFPALNKIVLFDHDVVVQRDLSELWNINMKGKVIGAIGTCQEGKIPFHRIDMFINLSDPLIGKRFDVNACTWAFGMNLFDLQQWRRHNLTVVYQNYLQMGLWNIGSLPLGWLTFYNKTELLDRQWHVLGLGYSSNVDRNEIEQAAVIHYDGLRKPWLDIAMGRYKSYWTKFLNFDNIFLQQCNLQA is encoded by the exons ATGAGCAACATCCGTCGCTGCCAGAGGATTCtcatcctctctctcttctttctctccgtCGTCGCTCCTCTCGTCTTCGTCTCTCACCGGCTCAACCTTCTCACTCTTCTCg GGAGAGGAGAGTTTCTCGAAGATTTGTATCGCGCT aCATACAGGGGAGATACTTTGAAGTTAAATGCTGTAGAACAG GAAGGTGCTGAAGGATTAGAAGAGCCAAATCAAGTTGTTTATACGGAAAAAGATTTTTCTTCGACAATTAGTTACTTTTCAGAAAAGAATAATGATTTTAAGGAATCTAGAATTGCCGGTTACAGAACTACCACTTTGGAAAGAAATG TTTCAGGATTCAATCCCGATAAAAGACAACACCAGGGAGCTCAGCAGAATGAATTATCCTTCATGGCTCAAGGTAGGAACATACATGATTCACAGAGAATGTCAGAGAAGAATATTGAAGTTACAAATAAGAAAGTTCAGGAGATTAAGGATCAAATTATTTTAGCAAAAGCATACTTGAAAATTGCACCACCAAGCAGCAATTTACGCTTGAGGGATTTGGAGCAGCTAACGAGAGAGATGGAATTAGCAGTTGGAGAAGCTGCCCGGGATTCAGATCTGTCAATGAG TGCTTTGCAGAAAAGGAGACACATGGAGGCTTCACTGTCTAAAGTCTATCGTGCTTTCCCAGACTGCTCTGCCATGGGTGCTAAGCTCCATATGATGCAGCGTCAGGCTGAAGAGCAAGTCCGTTCTCAGAGACATCAAGCAACATATCTTGTTCATATTGCTGCGAGGACCGCCCCAAAAGGCCTTCACTGTCTTTCTATGCGGTTGACTGCAGAATACTTTTCCTTGAGGCCTGAGGAGAGAAAACttccaaatgaaaataaaattcatcatcCTGACCTTTATCATTATGCTGTCTTCTCTGACAATGTTCTGGCATGTGCAGCGGTTGTTAATTCTACTATCTCTACTGCCAAG GAACAGGAGAAACTTGTTTTCCATGTATTGACCAAATCACTCAACTTACCATCAATCTCAATGTGGTTCTTAATAAACCCTCCTGGCAAAGCTACAGTCCATATACTGAGCATAGACAACTTTGAATGGTCGTCCAAGTACAATACCTACCAGGAAAATAATTCCAGTGATCCAAGATACACTTCTGAACTGAACTACCTGCGTTTCTACCTTCCAGACATTTTTCCTGCTTTAAATAAGATTGTGCTTTTTGATCATGATGTGGTGGTGCAGAGAGATCTCAGTGAACTATGGAATATCAATATGAAGGGAAAAGTAATTGGAGCCATTGGAACTTGTCAGGAAGGAAAAATCCCATTTCATAGGATTGATATGTTCATAAACTTGTCAGATCCATTAATTGGAAAGAGGTTTGATGTCAATGCTTGCACATGGGCATTTGGGATGAATTTGTTTGATTTGCAACAGTGGAGGAGACATAATTTAACTGTTGTCTATCAGAATTATTTGCAAATG GGTTTGTGGAACATTGGAAGTCTACCTTTAGGCTGGCTGACTTTCTATAACAAGACAGAGTTGTTGGATAGACAGTGGCATGTTCTTGGCCTTGGTTATAGTTCGAATGTCGATCGAAATGAGATTGAGCAGGCTGCCGTTATACACTATGATGGGCTTAGGAAGCCGTGGCTGGATATTGCAATGGGCAGATATAAAAGTTATTGGaccaaatttttgaattttgacaaCATTTTTTTGCAACAGTGCAATCTCCAGGcatag
- the LOC100777017 gene encoding PRA1 family protein F3 isoform X5 gives MSSINPSRATAPSAFATRRPWEEFFALHSFTRPYTLGETTLRVKRNLGHFRVNYAMVVLLFVFLSLLWFPISLVVFLAVFAAWFFLYFFRDGPIVVLRRELDDRLVLAALSAVTVAGLVLTGVWLNVVVALLFAAAAVALHAALRNTEDLYVDELEVSDGGLVSVVGGSPTKRTGLL, from the exons ATGTCGTCCATTAACCCCTCACGAGCTACCGCTCCCTCCGCCTTCGCCACGCGCCGGCCGTGGGAGGAGTTCTTCGCGCTCCACTCGTTCACGCGCCCCTACACCCTCGGCGAGACCACGCTCCGTGTGAAGCGCAACCTCGGCCACTTCCGCGTGAACTACGCCATGGTCGTGCTCCTCTTCGTGTTCCTTAGCCTCCTCTGGTTCCCTATCTCCCTCGTCGTCTTCCTCGCCGTCTTCGCCGCGTGGTTCTTCCTCTACTTTTTCCGCGATGGCCCCATCGTCGTGCTCCGCCGCGAGCTTGACGACCGCCTCGTCCTCGCGGCGCTCTCCGCCGTCACCGTCGCCGGGCTTGTCCTTACCGGCGTCTGGCTCAACGTTGTGGTGGCGCTGCTCTTCGCGGCGGCGGCGGTGGCGCTGCATGCGGCGCTTCGGAACACCGAGGATTTGTACGTGGATGAATTGGAAGTTTCTGATGGAGGTTTGGTTTCGGTTGTTGGTGGTAGCCCTACGAAACGAACAGG CCTGCTGTGA
- the GR gene encoding glutathione reductase, chloroplastic has protein sequence MATSLSVSPSLSLNTLFIAKALPLSRPSFLSLPLPKSLLSLSTRRRTFIVRAESQNGADPVPAHYDFDLFTIGAGSGGVRAARFAANYGASVAICELPFSTISSETTGGVGGTCVIRGCVPKKLLVYASKFSHEFEESNGFGWRYDSEPKHDWSSFIANKNAELQRLTGIYKNILNNAGVKLIEGHGKIIDPHTVDVNGKLYSAKHILVAVGGRPFIPDIPGKEYAIDSDAALDLPTKPVKIAIVGGGYIALEFAGIFNGLKSEVHVFIRQKKVLRGFDEEIRDFVEEQMSVRGIEFHTEESPQAITKSADGSFSLKTNKGTVDGFSHIMFATGRRPNTQNLGLESVGVKLAKDGAIEVDEYSQTSVSSIWAVGDVTNRINLTPVALMEGGALVKTLFQDNPTKPDYRAVPSAVFSQPPIGQVGLTEEQAVQQYGDIDIFTANFRPLKATLSGLPDRVFMKLVVCAKTNEVLGLHMCGEDAPEIVQGFAVALKARLTKADFDATVGIHPSAAEEFVTMRTPTRKIRKSESSEGKSGSQAKAAAGV, from the exons ATGGCGACGTCGCTCTCTGTTTCgccatctctctctctcaacaCTCTCTTCATCGCCAAAGCGCTTCCACTATCTCGcccctcctttctctctctccctctccccaaATCCCTACTCTCTCTCTCCACGCGCCGCCGCACCTTCATCGTCCGCGCCGAATCCCAAAACGGCGCCGACCCCGTTCCCGCCCACTACGACTTCGACCTCTTCACCATCGGCGCAGGCAGCGGCGGGGTCCGAGCCGCTCGCTTCGCCGCCAACTACGGCGCTTCTGTCGCCATCTGCGAGCTTCCTTTCTCCACTATCTCCTCCGAAACCACCGGAGGTGTCGGCGGAAC CTGTGTAATACGAGGATGTGTGCCGAAGAAGTTGCTGGTTTATGCATCTAAATTTTCTCATGAATTTGAAGAAAGTAATGGTTTCGGATGGAGATATGACAGTGAGCCCAAGCATGATTGGAGTAGTTTCATAGCTAATAAAAATGCTGAGTTGCAGCGTCTTACTGGCATCTACAAGAATATTTTGAACAATGCTGGGGTCAAGCTGATTGAAGGCCATGGAAAG ATTATAGATCCTCACACGGTTGATGTTAATGGGAAGCTATATTCAGCCAAACACATTTTAGTTGCAGTTGGAGGTCGCCCCTTCATTCCTGATATCCCTGGGAAGGAATATGCAATAGATTCAGATGCTGCCCTTGATTTACCAACAAAACCTGTGAAAATAGCCATTGTTGGTGGTGGTTACATTGCCTTGGAGTTTGCTGGTATCTTTAATGGTTTGAAAAGTGAGGTTCATGTATTTATACGGCAAAAGAAGGTTTTGCGGGGATTTGATGAAGAG ATTAGAGATTTTGTTGAAGAACAAATGTCTGTAAGAGGTATTGAATTCCATACCGAGGAGTCTCCTCAAGCTATCACGAAGTCAGCGGATGGCTCATTCTCTTTAAAGACCAACAAAGGTACAGTGGACGGTTTCTCACATATTATGTTTGCTACAGGACGCAGACCTAATACTCag AACTTAGGCCTGGAGTCTGTTGGTGTGAAACTAGCTAAAGATGGAGCTATAGAG GTTGATGAATACTCTCAAACATCAGTTTCTTCAATTTGGGCAGTTGGAGATGTTACAAACAGGATAAATCTCACCCCAGTTGCTTTGATGGAGGGAGGAGCATTAGTAAAAACGCTGTTTCAGGATAACCCAACAAAACCTGATTATAG AGCTGTTCCTTCTGCTGTATTTTCTCAACCACCAATTGGACAAGTTGGTCTTACTGAGGAACAG GCTGTACAACAATATGGAGATATTGACATCTTCACTGCAAATTTTAGGCCGCTGAAAGCTACTCTCTCTGGGCTTCCAGACCGggtttttatgaaattagtAGTCTGTGCAAAAACAAATGAAGTTCTAGGTTTGCATATGTGTGGAGAAGATGCTCCTGAAATTGTGCAG GGGTTTGCAGTTGCTCTTAAAGCTCGCTTGACCAAGGCTGACTTTGATGCCACTGTAGGCATTCACCCAAGTGCAGCTGAGGAATTTGTTACCATGAGGACACCTACTAGGAAGATACGAAAGAGTGAATCGTCTGAG GGTAAGTCGGGCTCTCAAGCAAAAGCTGCAGCAGGGGTTTAA
- the LOC100777017 gene encoding PRA1 family protein F1 isoform X2 — MSSINPSRATAPSAFATRRPWEEFFALHSFTRPYTLGETTLRVKRNLGHFRVNYAMVVLLFVFLSLLWFPISLVVFLAVFAAWFFLYFFRDGPIVVLRRELDDRLVLAALSAVTVAGLVLTGVWLNVVVALLFAAAAVALHAALRNTEDLYVDELEVSDGGLVSVVGGSPTKRTGVADPFVACCESITETCNCTTFERIE; from the exons ATGTCGTCCATTAACCCCTCACGAGCTACCGCTCCCTCCGCCTTCGCCACGCGCCGGCCGTGGGAGGAGTTCTTCGCGCTCCACTCGTTCACGCGCCCCTACACCCTCGGCGAGACCACGCTCCGTGTGAAGCGCAACCTCGGCCACTTCCGCGTGAACTACGCCATGGTCGTGCTCCTCTTCGTGTTCCTTAGCCTCCTCTGGTTCCCTATCTCCCTCGTCGTCTTCCTCGCCGTCTTCGCCGCGTGGTTCTTCCTCTACTTTTTCCGCGATGGCCCCATCGTCGTGCTCCGCCGCGAGCTTGACGACCGCCTCGTCCTCGCGGCGCTCTCCGCCGTCACCGTCGCCGGGCTTGTCCTTACCGGCGTCTGGCTCAACGTTGTGGTGGCGCTGCTCTTCGCGGCGGCGGCGGTGGCGCTGCATGCGGCGCTTCGGAACACCGAGGATTTGTACGTGGATGAATTGGAAGTTTCTGATGGAGGTTTGGTTTCGGTTGTTGGTGGTAGCCCTACGAAACGAACAGG TGTTGCAGATCCTTTTGTAGCCTGCTGTGAGTCAATTACTGAGACTTGTAACTGTACAACATTTGAGAGAATTGAATAG
- the LOC100777017 gene encoding PRA1 family protein F3 isoform X3: MSSINPSRATAPSAFATRRPWEEFFALHSFTRPYTLGETTLRVKRNLGHFRVNYAMVVLLFVFLSLLWFPISLVVFLAVFAAWFFLYFFRDGPIVVLRRELDDRLVLAALSAVTVAGLVLTGVWLNVVVALLFAAAAVALHAALRNTEDLYVDELEVSDGGLVSVVGGSPTKRTGSFCSLL, from the exons ATGTCGTCCATTAACCCCTCACGAGCTACCGCTCCCTCCGCCTTCGCCACGCGCCGGCCGTGGGAGGAGTTCTTCGCGCTCCACTCGTTCACGCGCCCCTACACCCTCGGCGAGACCACGCTCCGTGTGAAGCGCAACCTCGGCCACTTCCGCGTGAACTACGCCATGGTCGTGCTCCTCTTCGTGTTCCTTAGCCTCCTCTGGTTCCCTATCTCCCTCGTCGTCTTCCTCGCCGTCTTCGCCGCGTGGTTCTTCCTCTACTTTTTCCGCGATGGCCCCATCGTCGTGCTCCGCCGCGAGCTTGACGACCGCCTCGTCCTCGCGGCGCTCTCCGCCGTCACCGTCGCCGGGCTTGTCCTTACCGGCGTCTGGCTCAACGTTGTGGTGGCGCTGCTCTTCGCGGCGGCGGCGGTGGCGCTGCATGCGGCGCTTCGGAACACCGAGGATTTGTACGTGGATGAATTGGAAGTTTCTGATGGAGGTTTGGTTTCGGTTGTTGGTGGTAGCCCTACGAAACGAACAGG ATCCTTTTGTAGCCTGCTGTGA
- the LOC100777017 gene encoding PRA1 family protein F3 isoform X4 gives MSSINPSRATAPSAFATRRPWEEFFALHSFTRPYTLGETTLRVKRNLGHFRVNYAMVVLLFVFLSLLWFPISLVVFLAVFAAWFFLYFFRDGPIVVLRRELDDRLVLAALSAVTVAGLVLTGVWLNVVVALLFAAAAVALHAALRNTEDLYVDELEVSDGGLVSVVGGSPTKRTGRRLDL, from the exons ATGTCGTCCATTAACCCCTCACGAGCTACCGCTCCCTCCGCCTTCGCCACGCGCCGGCCGTGGGAGGAGTTCTTCGCGCTCCACTCGTTCACGCGCCCCTACACCCTCGGCGAGACCACGCTCCGTGTGAAGCGCAACCTCGGCCACTTCCGCGTGAACTACGCCATGGTCGTGCTCCTCTTCGTGTTCCTTAGCCTCCTCTGGTTCCCTATCTCCCTCGTCGTCTTCCTCGCCGTCTTCGCCGCGTGGTTCTTCCTCTACTTTTTCCGCGATGGCCCCATCGTCGTGCTCCGCCGCGAGCTTGACGACCGCCTCGTCCTCGCGGCGCTCTCCGCCGTCACCGTCGCCGGGCTTGTCCTTACCGGCGTCTGGCTCAACGTTGTGGTGGCGCTGCTCTTCGCGGCGGCGGCGGTGGCGCTGCATGCGGCGCTTCGGAACACCGAGGATTTGTACGTGGATGAATTGGAAGTTTCTGATGGAGGTTTGGTTTCGGTTGTTGGTGGTAGCCCTACGAAACGAACAGG GAGGCGTTTGGATCTGTAG
- the LOC100777543 gene encoding E3 ubiquitin protein ligase DRIP2 — translation MMTMKRLVRVKRDAIAACMTCPLCKKFLKEATAISLCLHTFCRKCIYDKITDEELENCPVCNIDLGIVPLEKMRPDNILQDLRNKIFPFKKRKEKAPVSVSSVLLPARRKERSLSSLVVSTPRVCTQSTMTGRRTKPARKASGLQGSSLSIEKFIKKEEELLEDHQDNLCSPDTSNKSAKNGGQSLSPCKNSQSICNREPQNGAEPQEAKWDLWKTLNYLAEAASRSKPFKSNVQASDAKLESMKMTDSDAKVLKAKIKEKKRKAKVEEEKISTDHASSDTSKPNKLRRVRQKKEPVFGESRISPQAVLDATDRNLLWNDSIWFSLAASENQEGDAPLPQIPSNYVRIKNGSIPVSFIQKLLMKKLGLKSEDEVEIKCMGHPVLPSLQVQNLVDLWGVDTASLGHRISATIGSSGKDFVMILTYGRKVLHP, via the exons ATGATGACGATGAAGAGGTTGGTGAGAGTGAAGAGGGATGCGATTGCAGCATGCATGACTTGCCCGCTTTGCAAAAAGTTCCTCAAAGAAGCCACTGCTATTTCCCTTTGCCTGCATACGT TTTGCAGGAAGTGCATTTATGACAAAATTACAGATGAAGAATTGGAAAATTGTCCAGTATGCAACATTGATTTGGGCATTGTTCCGCTTGAGAAAATGAG GCCAGATAACATTTTGCAAGATTTAAGGAACAAGATTTTccctttcaaaaaaagaaaggagaaggCACCTGTATCTGTCTCTTCAGTACTATTACCAGCTAGAAGAAAGGAGAGATCACTGTCGTCTTTGGTTGTCAGCACTCCAAGGGTATGTACACAGTCAACCATGACAGGAAGAAGAACAAAACCTGCAAGAAAGGCTAGTGGCCTGCAGGGATCTAGTTTATCCATTGAGAAGTTCattaaaaaagaagaggaattaCTGGAAGATCACCAAGATAATTTGTGCTCACCTGACACTTCAAACAAGTCTGCTAAGAATGGTGGGCAG AGTTTGTCACCTTGTAAAAATAGCCAATCCATATGCAATAGAGAACCACAGAATGGCGCTGAACCACAGGAAGCAAAATGGGATCTTTGGAAAACTTTGAATTATTTAGCAGAGGCTGCAAGTAGGAGTAAGCCTTTTAAGTCTAATGTGCAAGCGTCTGATGCTAAACTAGAATCTATGAAAATGACTGATAGTGATGCTAAAGTGCTGAAAGccaaaattaaggaaaagaagCGCAAGGCAAaagttgaagaagaaaagattAGCACTGATCATGCCTCTTCAGATACATCAAAACCCAACAAATTGCGAAGAGTTCGCCAAAAAAAGGAACCTGTTTTTGGAGAATCTAGAATATCACCTCAGGCTGTTCTGGATGCTACCGACAGAAATCTCTTATGGAATGATTCAATTTGGTTCTCCTTAGCAGCTTCTGAAAACCA GGAAGGAGATGCACCTTTACCACAAATTCCTTCAAATTATGTAAGAATAAA GAACGGAAGCATACCTGTTTCCTttatccaaaaattattaatgaagAAACTAGGCCTGAAAAGTGAGGATGAG GTTGAGATTAAATGCATGGGACATCCAGTGCTTCCTTCACTGCAGGTGCAAAATTTGGTTGACCTGTGGGGGGTTGATACAGCGTCTTTGGGACATAGAATTTCAGCAACCATTGGATCCTCAGGGAAAGATTTTGTCATGATCCTAACCTATGGTCGGAAGGTCCTGCACCCTTGA
- the LOC100777017 gene encoding PRA1 family protein F1 isoform X1, whose amino-acid sequence MSSINPSRATAPSAFATRRPWEEFFALHSFTRPYTLGETTLRVKRNLGHFRVNYAMVVLLFVFLSLLWFPISLVVFLAVFAAWFFLYFFRDGPIVVLRRELDDRLVLAALSAVTVAGLVLTGVWLNVVVALLFAAAAVALHAALRNTEDLYVDELEVSDGGLVSVVGGSPTKRTGLACVMLLSVADPFVACCESITETCNCTTFERIE is encoded by the exons ATGTCGTCCATTAACCCCTCACGAGCTACCGCTCCCTCCGCCTTCGCCACGCGCCGGCCGTGGGAGGAGTTCTTCGCGCTCCACTCGTTCACGCGCCCCTACACCCTCGGCGAGACCACGCTCCGTGTGAAGCGCAACCTCGGCCACTTCCGCGTGAACTACGCCATGGTCGTGCTCCTCTTCGTGTTCCTTAGCCTCCTCTGGTTCCCTATCTCCCTCGTCGTCTTCCTCGCCGTCTTCGCCGCGTGGTTCTTCCTCTACTTTTTCCGCGATGGCCCCATCGTCGTGCTCCGCCGCGAGCTTGACGACCGCCTCGTCCTCGCGGCGCTCTCCGCCGTCACCGTCGCCGGGCTTGTCCTTACCGGCGTCTGGCTCAACGTTGTGGTGGCGCTGCTCTTCGCGGCGGCGGCGGTGGCGCTGCATGCGGCGCTTCGGAACACCGAGGATTTGTACGTGGATGAATTGGAAGTTTCTGATGGAGGTTTGGTTTCGGTTGTTGGTGGTAGCCCTACGAAACGAACAGG ACTTGCTTGTGTTATGCTACTAAGTGTTGCAGATCCTTTTGTAGCCTGCTGTGAGTCAATTACTGAGACTTGTAACTGTACAACATTTGAGAGAATTGAATAG
- the LOC100499815 gene encoding Photosystem II reaction center W protein, chloroplastic-like (The RefSeq protein has 2 substitutions compared to this genomic sequence) translates to MATIPAAITTPSISRATLVQKRVSSPVLGLPAMGKVGRVSCSMEEKPYSVKESSSSMLGMGASLMAAASAAAMSGPAMALVDERLSTEGTGLPFGLSNNLLGWILFGVFGLIWTLYFVYTSTLEEGEESGLSL, encoded by the exons ATGGCAACCATCTCTGCTGCTATCACAACCCCATCGATCTCCCGCGCAACTCTTGTGCAAAAGCGGGTCTCATCTCCCGTTCTTG GTTTGCCAGCAATGGGTAAGGTGGGAAGAGTGAGTTGCTCCATGGAGGAAAAACCTTATTCTGTGAAGGAAAGCAGCTCTAGCATGTTGGGGATGGGGGCATCTCTGATGGCAGCTGCCAGCGCTGCAGCCATGTCAGGCCCAGCCATGGCCTTGGTAGATGAGAGACTGAGCACTGAAGGAACCGGACTTCCCTTTGGCCTCAGCAACAATCTTCTTGGTTGGATCCTTTTCGGCGTCTTTGGTCTTATCTGGACTCTCTATTTTGTCTACACTTCCACTCTTGAAGAGGATGAAGAGTCAGGACTGTCCCTTTAA
- the LOC100819255 gene encoding probable galacturonosyltransferase 6 isoform X2, which translates to MSNIRRCQRILILSLFFLSVVAPLVFVSHRLNLLTLLGRGEFLEDLYRATYRGDTLKLNAVEQEGAEGLEEPNQVVYTEKDFSSTISYFSEKNNDFKESRIAGYRTTTLERNGFNPDKRQHQGAQQNELSFMAQGRNIHDSQRMSEKNIEVTNKKVQEIKDQIILAKAYLKIAPPSSNLRLRDLEQLTREMELAVGEAARDSDLSMSALQKRRHMEASLSKVYRAFPDCSAMGAKLHMMQRQAEEQVRSQRHQATYLVHIAARTAPKGLHCLSMRLTAEYFSLRPEERKLPNENKIHHPDLYHYAVFSDNVLACAAVVNSTISTAKEQEKLVFHVLTKSLNLPSISMWFLINPPGKATVHILSIDNFEWSSKYNTYQENNSSDPRYTSELNYLRFYLPDIFPALNKIVLFDHDVVVQRDLSELWNINMKGKVIGAIGTCQEGKIPFHRIDMFINLSDPLIGKRFDVNACTWAFGMNLFDLQQWRRHNLTVVYQNYLQMGLWNIGSLPLGWLTFYNKTELLDRQWHVLGLGYSSNVDRNEIEQAAVIHYDGLRKPWLDIAMGRYKSYWTKFLNFDNIFLQQCNLQA; encoded by the exons ATGAGCAACATCCGTCGCTGCCAGAGGATTCtcatcctctctctcttctttctctccgtCGTCGCTCCTCTCGTCTTCGTCTCTCACCGGCTCAACCTTCTCACTCTTCTCg GGAGAGGAGAGTTTCTCGAAGATTTGTATCGCGCT aCATACAGGGGAGATACTTTGAAGTTAAATGCTGTAGAACAG GAAGGTGCTGAAGGATTAGAAGAGCCAAATCAAGTTGTTTATACGGAAAAAGATTTTTCTTCGACAATTAGTTACTTTTCAGAAAAGAATAATGATTTTAAGGAATCTAGAATTGCCGGTTACAGAACTACCACTTTGGAAAGAAATG GATTCAATCCCGATAAAAGACAACACCAGGGAGCTCAGCAGAATGAATTATCCTTCATGGCTCAAGGTAGGAACATACATGATTCACAGAGAATGTCAGAGAAGAATATTGAAGTTACAAATAAGAAAGTTCAGGAGATTAAGGATCAAATTATTTTAGCAAAAGCATACTTGAAAATTGCACCACCAAGCAGCAATTTACGCTTGAGGGATTTGGAGCAGCTAACGAGAGAGATGGAATTAGCAGTTGGAGAAGCTGCCCGGGATTCAGATCTGTCAATGAG TGCTTTGCAGAAAAGGAGACACATGGAGGCTTCACTGTCTAAAGTCTATCGTGCTTTCCCAGACTGCTCTGCCATGGGTGCTAAGCTCCATATGATGCAGCGTCAGGCTGAAGAGCAAGTCCGTTCTCAGAGACATCAAGCAACATATCTTGTTCATATTGCTGCGAGGACCGCCCCAAAAGGCCTTCACTGTCTTTCTATGCGGTTGACTGCAGAATACTTTTCCTTGAGGCCTGAGGAGAGAAAACttccaaatgaaaataaaattcatcatcCTGACCTTTATCATTATGCTGTCTTCTCTGACAATGTTCTGGCATGTGCAGCGGTTGTTAATTCTACTATCTCTACTGCCAAG GAACAGGAGAAACTTGTTTTCCATGTATTGACCAAATCACTCAACTTACCATCAATCTCAATGTGGTTCTTAATAAACCCTCCTGGCAAAGCTACAGTCCATATACTGAGCATAGACAACTTTGAATGGTCGTCCAAGTACAATACCTACCAGGAAAATAATTCCAGTGATCCAAGATACACTTCTGAACTGAACTACCTGCGTTTCTACCTTCCAGACATTTTTCCTGCTTTAAATAAGATTGTGCTTTTTGATCATGATGTGGTGGTGCAGAGAGATCTCAGTGAACTATGGAATATCAATATGAAGGGAAAAGTAATTGGAGCCATTGGAACTTGTCAGGAAGGAAAAATCCCATTTCATAGGATTGATATGTTCATAAACTTGTCAGATCCATTAATTGGAAAGAGGTTTGATGTCAATGCTTGCACATGGGCATTTGGGATGAATTTGTTTGATTTGCAACAGTGGAGGAGACATAATTTAACTGTTGTCTATCAGAATTATTTGCAAATG GGTTTGTGGAACATTGGAAGTCTACCTTTAGGCTGGCTGACTTTCTATAACAAGACAGAGTTGTTGGATAGACAGTGGCATGTTCTTGGCCTTGGTTATAGTTCGAATGTCGATCGAAATGAGATTGAGCAGGCTGCCGTTATACACTATGATGGGCTTAGGAAGCCGTGGCTGGATATTGCAATGGGCAGATATAAAAGTTATTGGaccaaatttttgaattttgacaaCATTTTTTTGCAACAGTGCAATCTCCAGGcatag